In Leptolyngbya sp. O-77, the genomic window TCACCACAAAGAGAACAAGAGCAGAGCCGATGAAATAGGCGAATCCGCCTGATAAAGCCAGGCGAACATCTAAATATTTTCGATGTTCTCTAATACCTATTGCGAAAACAACGAAAATGCCTGCTGCTGCTGAAACATAGGCTAAGTTAAGGCGAATTAAGACCGCCAGCATCATTAATATGCTGACTCCAAAGATATTTCCTGCCTTGAGTTTTGGCTGACTGAGTATGGCGATCGCCCCCATCATTGGAATGAGCGCCAGATGCTCTGTCATCACTGCCTGTCCGGATGGAAAAATGGAGACTGAGATAATCCATAAAATGCCCGCTATGACGCCTACCTTTGTCTCCCAAATCGACTTGCCAGCAAGGTAGGTAAACCATGCAACCAAGGCAACACAAATGGCACCTAGTAACCGGATTAAGGCAATTGATTTTCCAGCAATAGCGATGAAGCCAGCAAATAAAATGGCAACCAGAGGTGGCTTGAAGTCCCATACATCTGTATAGGGCAAATGTCCATCTAATACAGATTGACCAATAAGGATAAAAGTACTTTCGTCCCAGTCGATAACATCCTTAAAGAAAAACGGAATTCGTAAAAACAGGCTTAAGAGAATGAAGCATAGGAGGATCTTCAACTCCCTGAATATCCATGATTTTTTAGAGGCAGATAAGGTCAAGTTTTTCACTACTAATACTCTCTAAGCGCGACTTGAAAACAGACTTAAGAGCAGACATCAAAACTTGTCTTTATGTTTCTTAAGAGATGCTAAACCTGTTTGTATCAATTTATCTAACTATGCGGAGCTTGCACGTAAGCACTTTAGACAGTATAAACCTCAGCCCTGCCGAGGGCAGAGACAGAAAAATGCCTGCTTGACGGATGACGCCAAACAGGCATACAAAGCTCTAAAAAGTATCCCTTGATCAGACTAGAGGCTCATAAAGAGCAATCTGATTCTGTCTATCTTTTCAGGTTTGAGCAAAATCCCTGGCTAAACCTTCCTCAGCCAGCTAAACATGGCTCGCAAATCCTTGCCAACTTCCTCAATGGGATGCTCTGCCTCGCGACGACGCATGGCAGTAAAGCCAGGCTTGCCTGCCTGATTTTCCAGCACAAACTCACGGGCAAACTGTCCCGTTTGAATTTCGGTCAGGATCTTCTTCATTTCGGCGCGGGTTTCGTCGGTGACGATGCGCGGGCCGCGAGTCAGGTCGCCATACTCTGCCGTGTTGGAGATACTGTCGCGCATCTTTGCCAGACCGCCTTCCACGATCAGATCCACAATCAGCTTGACTTCGTGCAAACACTCGAAATACGCCAGTTCTGGCTGATAGCCCGCCTCCACCAGCGTTTCAAAACCCGCCTTAATCAACGCACTGAGGCCGCCGCACAGCACCACCTGTTCCCCAAACAGGTCGGTTTCGGTTTCTTCGCGGAAGGTGGTTTCTAAGATGCCTGCGCGGGTGCCGCCGATGCCTTTTGCATAAGCCATCGCGCGATCGCGTGCCCGTCCCGTCGCGTCCTGATACACCGCGAACAGCGCCGGAACGCCCTCACCCTGCTCATAGGTGCGCCGCACCAAGTGTCCCGGCCCCTTAGGAGCCACCATCACCACATCCACATCCGCAGGGGGCACAATTTGGGCAAAGTGAATATTGAAGCCGTGGGCAAAGGCCAGCACCTTGCCTGCCGTCAGTTGCGCTTCGATCTCATTTTTGTAGACCGTTTTCATCACCTCATCCGGCAGCAGGATCATGATGAAATCCGCTGCCGCAGCAGCATCGCTCACCGTCTTCACGGTCAGCCCTTCCGCCTCAGCTTTGGCAGCCGACTTGCTACCCGGATACAGGCCAACCACCACATTCAGCCCGCTGTCGCGCAGATTCAGGGCATGGGCATGACCCTGCGAGCCGTAGCCAATAATGGCAATCGTTTTGCCAGCCAAAACGTCCAAATTCGCGTCTGCATCATAATACATCCGAGCCATAGGGAAGGAATCTCCGTGAAGCGAGGGTTATCTGTCTTGCAAATTGGTCTTTGCAAATCGGTAAATCTTGCAAATGTCAAGCATTTGATTCTACCAAACGGAGGGGAGTGGGTGAAAGGCATAGCCCAGATCAGCGCAAAAAGAAACTGGATCACCCATTAGGCAACCCAGCCCTCAACACAAGACAGTGCTTGCAAACAGCAGTTACTAACAGCTACAGCTATTGGCCGCCACAGCGGTCAACTGCTACTCCGCAGACTGAGGCAGCAACTCCCGCTTTTCACCCGGAAGCACCTTCACCTGTCCGTCTTCGCCGACATCCACAACGGCCACATCGCCATCCTTGACTCGCCCTGAGAGGATTTCCTCTGCCAGGGAGTCTTCTAGCAGGCGCATAATAGCACGACGCAAGGGACGAGCGCCATAGCTGGGGTTGTAGCCTTCTTCCACCAAGCGGTCTTTGAACTTCTCGGTGACTTCGAGGGTGATGCCCTGCTCCAGCAGGCGACCCGACACTTCCCGCAGGAGAATGTCGCCAATCCGCTTCACTTCGTCCTTCGTCAACTGGCGGAAGACGATGATTTCGTCCAAACGGTTGAGGAACTCAGGACGGAAGTACTGCTTCAGCTCCTCGTTCACCAGGGAACGAATGCGGTTGTACTGTGACTCAGCCATATCTTCCGAAGACAGGTCGAAGCCCAGACCGCCGCCACCCTTCTCGATCACCTTGGAACCGATGTTGGAGGTCATGATCAGCAGAGTGTTCTTGAAATCTACCGTGCGACCCTTGGCATCGGTCAGGCGACCGTCTTCCAGGATTTGCAGCAGCATATTGAACACGTCGGGGTGGGCTTTTTCGATTTCGTCGAATAGCACCACGGTGTATGGACGGCGACGGACGGCTTCGGTGAGCTGACCGCCCTCGTTGTAGCCGACGTAGCCTGGAGGCGACCCGATTAGCTTGGAAACGGTGTGCCGCTCCATGTATTCCGACATGTCGAGGCGAATCATCGCATCTTCGGAGCCGAAGAAGTAAGCCGCCAGAGCCTTCGTCAGTTCCGTCTTACCGACCCCGGTGGGGCCAGAGAAGATAAAGCTGGCGATCGGACGATTGGGATTCTTGAGACCGACGCGGGCACGACGGATAGCGCGAGACACGGCTTTCACGGCTTCGTCCTGACCAATCAGGCGATTATGCAGGGTGTCTTCCATGTGCAGCAACTTCTCGGACTCGGTTTCCGTCAGCTTGTTGACCGGAACGCCTGTCCACGCTGCGACAATCTGGGCAATGTCTTCTTCCGTCACGACGGGAGAATCTTCGCCACCTGTCGTCTCGCTTTGCTTGGATTGAACGATCGCCCGGATTTCTGCCCGTAGCTCCATCTCGCGATCGCGCAATTCGCCCGCCCGCTC contains:
- the ilvC gene encoding ketol-acid reductoisomerase — encoded protein: MARMYYDADANLDVLAGKTIAIIGYGSQGHAHALNLRDSGLNVVVGLYPGSKSAAKAEAEGLTVKTVSDAAAAADFIMILLPDEVMKTVYKNEIEAQLTAGKVLAFAHGFNIHFAQIVPPADVDVVMVAPKGPGHLVRRTYEQGEGVPALFAVYQDATGRARDRAMAYAKGIGGTRAGILETTFREETETDLFGEQVVLCGGLSALIKAGFETLVEAGYQPELAYFECLHEVKLIVDLIVEGGLAKMRDSISNTAEYGDLTRGPRIVTDETRAEMKKILTEIQTGQFAREFVLENQAGKPGFTAMRRREAEHPIEEVGKDLRAMFSWLRKV